Proteins co-encoded in one Theileria equi strain WA chromosome 3, complete sequence genomic window:
- a CDS encoding bis5'-nucleosyl-tetraphosphatase, putative (encoded by transcript BEWA_005670A), whose translation MASESLVKASGFIIYRKLADLPVQFLLLKASNKPFHWTPPKGRLDPGEDFLDAAHRETREESGLLESSYDVDGTFKEVLHYEAHGAKKEVLYYLAKLKGEDAPIQLSEEHTEFAWVKLEDIDKYCDKESLISMFKHASEHIDKL comes from the exons ATGGCAAGTGAATCGCTAGTTAAGGCATCAGGGTTTATCatttacaggaaactgGCGGATCTCCCCGTCCAGTTCTTGTTGCTAAAAGCATCGAACAAACCATTCCACTGGACTCCACCAAAAG GCCGGTTGGACCCAGGCGAGGATTTTCTTGATGCTGCCCACAGAGAAACTAGGGAAGAATCCGGCCTCTTGGAGAGCTCATATGACGTTGATGGAACTTTTAAGGAG GTCTTGCACTATGAAGCTCACGGAGCCAAGAAAGAGGTCCTTTACTACTTGGCGAAACTAAAAGGTGAAGATGCTCCCATTCAGCTTTCAGAAGAACACACGGAATTCGC ATGGGTAAAATTGGAAGACATTGACAAGTACTGTGATAAAGAATCGCTTATTTCCATGTTTAAACATGCCTCTGAGCATATAGATAAACTCTGA
- a CDS encoding hypothetical protein (encoded by transcript BEWA_005650A) has translation MSDPVDYFDHVNFNTRHYPKYSHVIETFPGKDQPDTIVRICRCWQSRRFPYCDDTHKLLAEMGDDVGPFVALMKSEKTKRNVIKIQQPLGNNNGSYAVPKSFVSSSKVVALATLSTFALGYALNRKFGFTKNSISSDAKFATT, from the exons ATGTCTGATCCTGTGGATTACTTTGATCACGTCAACTTTAACACTAGGCATTACCCTAAGTATTCTCAT GTTATAGAAACATTCCCTGGAAAGGATCAACCTGATACTATCGTTAGGATATGCAGATGCTGGCAGTCTAGAAGGTTCCCTTACTGTGATGATACACACAAG CTTCTTGCTGAAATGGGTGATGATGTCGGCCCATTTGTGGCATTAATGAAATCAGAGAAGACCAAAAGGAATGTGATAAAAATACAACAACCACTTGGTAATAACAATGGAAGCTATGCGGTTCCAAAATCATTTGTATCTTCATCAAAGGTTGTAGCACTTG CAACACTTTCTACCTTTGCACTAGGTTATGCCCTTAATCGTAAGTTCGGGTTCACTAAGAATAGTATCTCTTCTGACGCCAAATTTGCAACCACTTAA
- a CDS encoding LSM domain-containing protein (encoded by transcript BEWA_005680A), giving the protein MATTATTLRNGYRRPKYGAVNNTTLPLSPNVQISTAHISHPIRHSYDLNQKRHGLSVCQITAYLSVKSAADLFFNFFQTLVEKNAKVTIELKNDLQISGKLHAVDQYLNIKLSNVTASDTERYPHLLSVMNCFVRGSVVRYVFFNPEDINTEELQELCRREVMKQNIDKS; this is encoded by the exons ATGGCAACAACAGCAACGACATTGAGAAACGGTTATCGGAG GCCGAAATATGGCGCTGTCAACAATACGACTTTGCCCCTGAGTCcaaatgtacaaatctCCACAGCCCACATATCGCATCCAATACGACATTCATATGATTTAAACCAGAAAC GGCATGGTCTATCTGTCTGCCAAATCACAGCTTATTTATCAGTAAAATCGGCTGCTGAT TTGttttttaatttcttcCAAACATTGGTGGAGAAAAATGCCAAAGTAACGATAGAGCTTAAAAACGACCTTCAAATATCAGGAAAACTTCATGCCGTTGATCAGTACCTGAATATAAAGCTCAGCAATGTGACTGCCAGTGACACTGAGCGTTACCCTCATTTG CTGTCTGTGATGAACTGTTTTGTCAGAGGTTCGGTAGTTCGCTATGTCTTCTTCAACCCTGAGGACATTAACACGGAGGAATTACAAGAGCTATGCAGAAGGGAAGTCATGAAACAGAACATTGATAAGTCCTAG
- a CDS encoding hypothetical protein (encoded by transcript BEWA_005610A): MDTTVGENHELNQKSELSELKTDFQIFDEPDDELEEFDEIENIVTVDDPEIADWNEDWETAGWDDEDIETDFIKKILQELESYRKAQKSAQ; encoded by the exons ATGGACACTACCGTTGGCGAAAATCACGAACTAAATCAAAAATCTGAACTCTCTGAGCTCAAGACTgattttcaaatatttgATGAGCCTGATGATGAGTTGGAAGAATTTGATGAAATAG AGAATATTGTTACGGTAGACGATCCTGAAATCGCAGATTGGAATGAAGACTGGGAAACAGCTG GGTGGGACGATGAAGATATCGAAACGGATTTTATCAAAAAAATACTACAAGAATTAGAAAGTTATAGAAAGGCACAGAAAAGTGCACAGTAG
- a CDS encoding zinc finger protein DHHC domain-containing protein (encoded by transcript BEWA_005640A) → MSDSVESITEKDTLGNKCLCFKTQIGLKRNLWSHISSIALLLFPYLLFGTTTLPWLGNFYGWTIPVVVVFLFCMSLILFFLASYTNPGILLRHHDPYNLYDHIKGGKRSSRILPQIEVVIHGKFLRIKYCYTCNMYRSPRSIHCSVCDVCVNKFDHHCKWLGNCIGSNNYLTFISFIVITFVITAMMVCFSIIRIVALSSEGGLSGILECGFLLLYILTTGWFIVGLMLYHLYLICTNQTTNEQLKSTYANYNPWNRGTRQNICDTFFSKVNIKTIYRYAPKGNQIYNPGANMYYFETDSSLEKKLKGIIEIYSMYNIDPPTYEENANSFASQSNDSNNISNASEDSHYDRLSITHTSIGTNFPGNNTKDIYGFQKYEEPNMIESIPNIKEPLEFSGDSKSNKNLPFKDEALNTSNNHERRNVVLPGDRHDYVSGAINRQGKVRKTIPDIQKESVNNKTATVYTTVNAFQTSERGIHVDSALNDPPEYKPDEHQRKQGFCCNLRM, encoded by the coding sequence ATGAGTGATAGTGTGGAATCCATCACTGAGAAAGACACACTAGGGAACAAATGTCTATGTTTCAAAACCCAGATTGGACTTAAAAGGAACTTATGGTCACACATTTCAAGTATAGCATTACTACTATTTCCATATCTACTTTTCGGAACTACTACACTGCCATGGCTAGGAAATTTTTATGGTTGGACTATTCCGGTAGTTGTCGTGTTTTTGTTCTGCATGTCACTCATTTTGTTCTTTCTAGCATCATATACTAATCCTGGAATCCTACTACGTCACCATGACCCGTACAATTTATATGATCATATAAAGGGTGGTAAGCGTAGTAGCAGAATTTTGCCGCAAATTGAGGTTGTCATCCATGGGAAGTTTCTTCGAATAAAGTATTGCTACACATGTAACATGTATAGATCACCAAGAAGTATTCATTGTAGTGTATGCGATGTTTGTGTCAATAAATTTGATCACCACTGCAAATGGTTGGGAAACTGCATTGGATCAAACAACTATTTGACTTTCATCTCGTTTATTGTTATTACTTTTGTTATTACAGCAATGATGGTGTGCTTCTCCATAATCAGAATTGTGGCTCTTAGCTCAGAGGGTGGATTAAGTGGTATACTAGAATGCGGTTTTCTCCTACTCTACATCCTCACCACTGGGTGGTTTATTGTGGGCTTAATGCTCTATCACCTATATCTTATTTGTACAAATCAAACAACCAATGAGCAATTGAAATCTACGTATGCCAACTATAATCCTTGGAATAGAGGAACAAGGCAAAACATTTGTGATACCTTCTTTTCCAAAGTGAACATAAAAACTATATACAGATACGCACCAAAAGGGAATCAAATTTATAATCCAGGTGCTAATATGTATTATTTTGAAACAGATTCTTCTCTCGAGAAAAAACTGAAGGGTATTATAGAAATATATAGTATGTACAATATAGATCCTCCAACATATGAGGAAAACGCAAATAGCTTCGCATCGCAGAGTAACGATTCAAATAATATTTCAAATGCAAGTGAAGATAGTCATTACGATAGGTTAAGTATAACACATACTAGTATTGGAACTAATTTTCCAGGAAACAATACAAAAGATATCTATGGCTTTCAAAAATACGAGGAACCAAATATGATAGAATCTATACCTAACATAAAGGAGCCCCTTGAATTCTCTGGAGATAGTAAATCAAATAAAAACTTACCTTTCAAGGATGAAGCATTAAATACCTCGAACAATCATGAACGAAGAAATGTTGTTTTACCGGGTGATAGACATGACTACGTTAGTGGCGCCATTAATCGGCAAGGAAAAGTTAGAAAAACGATTCCAGACATACAAAAGGAAAGTGTTAATAACAAAACTGCAACAGTTTATACCACTGTAAATGCATTTCAGACCTCCGAAAGAGGGATACATGTAGACAGCGCCCTGAATGATCCACCTGAATACAAACCAGACGAGCACCAAAGGAAACAAGGATTCTGCTGTAATCTAAGAATGTAA
- a CDS encoding RNA pol II accessory factor, Cdc73 family domain-containing protein (encoded by transcript BEWA_005660A) — protein sequence MDGNGAIFDESWDLKANVSENENFWASSQATESILLLKYIVANNYKVKFAKNQNGLLVARLPEFNMEINLLAHSGLSSRRGEPYVVGDILLFITIRREDYTYSSVTKRGFKYINILERDRLKSLLEEPKVAPELLDSKLQYGPIDSGTAVLIPGKSSEEPSNITSSKLSVEKIFENIYYDLKSLYDKYKQTQSTDELSTSEGKSDDDNTRLAKKAKHDYLNSLVFTTTIKERPVRTRNSLITVHGEGFERILQKAEYATVSQKHTKHENPSASGAPKSQKKLRVIDEICFKYRKKPIIIVPSGTASIIARQNIKQLLQDNQFIDSQESLRAGGPTVSNLPMNAIEIVHTIAKRPVKFRVVENSYVSRFTNADWVSVVCVVLNVKGERWQFHGYPFESFIDLFMTMKGVLFVHDADMVPSEMGSWDIKVLRISRSHRHNDASIAKEFWQYMENFLLQPRQRKINHSKKLT from the exons ATGGATGGCAATGGAGCAATATTTGATGAAAGTTGGGACTTAAAGGCTAATGTGTCGGAGAATGAGAATTTTTGGGCATCTTCACAGGCAACCGAATCCATATTATTGCTCAAATACATTGTGGCCAACAACTACAAGGTGAAGTTTGCCAAGAATCAGAATGGTCTTTTGGTTGCTCGGTTACCAGAGTTTAACATGGAGATTAACCTCTTGGCCCACAGTGGTCTATCTAGTCGCAGAGGTGAACCGTACGTTGTGGGCGATATCCTGCTCTTCATAACAATCAGAAGAGAGGATTATACTTATAGCTCCGTAACGAAACGTGGCTTCAAGTACATAAACATATTAGAACGTGACCGTCTAAAGTCACTTTTGGAGGAACCAAAGGTGGCACCAGAGCTACTTGATTCCAAACTGCAGTATGGGCCAATAGATTCTGGAACTGCTGTTCTAATACCTGGCAAATCTTCAGAAGAACCATCAAATATCACAAGTTCTAAGCTATCGGTGGAgaaaatttttgaaaacATATACTACGATTTAAAGTCATTATATGACAAGTACAAGCAAACCCAAAGCACAGATGAATTATCCACATCGGAAGGTAAATCAGATGATGATAACACCAGATTGGCAAAAAAAGCTAAACATGACTATCTCAACTCTCTTGTGTTCACCACAACCATAAAAGAAAGACCTGTGAGAACCAGAAATTCACTAATAACAGTGCATGGAGAGGGTTTCGAGAGAATCCTACAAAAGGCTGAATATGCAACAGTATCCCAAAAACACACAAAACATGAAAACCCATCAGCTAGCGGCGCTCCAAAATCACAAAAGAAACTGCGTGTTATAGATGAAATTTGTTTCAAGTATCGCAAAAAGCCAATTATTATAGTGCCAAGTGGCACAGCCTCAATTATCGCAAGGCAAAATATCAAACAATTGTTGCAAGATAACCAATTTATCGATTCCCAAGAATCTTTGAGAGCAG GTGGTCCTACCGTATCAAATTTGCCGATGAACGCCATCGAGATCGTTCACACAATCGCTAAAAGACCAGTAAAATTTAGAGTTGTAGAGAATTCATACGTTTCAAGGTTTACCAACGCAGACTGGGTCAGTGTCGTATGCGTAGTACTCAACGTAAAGGGTGAACGCTGGCAGTTTCATGGATATCCATTCGAGTCATTTATAGATTTGTTTATGACAATGAAGGGGGTTTTGTTTGTGCACGATGCAGATATGGTTCCTAGCGAAATGGGAAGCTGGGATATCAAGGTATTGAGAATCAGCAGGTCTCATAGACACAATGATGCCTCAATAGCCAAGGAATTTTGGCAGTATATGGAAAACTTTCTACTTCAACCAAGACAAAGAAAGATAAATCACTCTAAAAAACTAACGTGA
- a CDS encoding hypothetical protein (encoded by transcript BEWA_005620A) yields the protein MIVRHEHRKRSNGESQLFPRLVSVLKGSDVTLRLLNGTHVTGTIGSYGKEIKTANILSSLVELAAVEPSCKDFETILSGNVTLGNVYKAFKPPDTSERIYPLPGSSLILKETFVEYNGKRINASLVSVRESHIATLSPASRGPNEEGALRKGIRCNIKEMILQQHRDHIKNQAFTKCNHIGSNNTRN from the coding sequence ATGATTGTTAGACATGAACATCGCAAACGTAGTAATGGAGAGAGTCAACTTTTCCCGAGATTAGTGTCTGTTTTGAAGGGGAGTGATGTGACGCTTCGACTGTTGAATGGCACTCATGTGACAGGTACCATAGGATCATACGGAAAAGAGATAAAGACTGCAAATATACTTTCTTCTCTTGTGGAACTAGCCGCAGTAGAGCCGTCGTGTAAGGACTTTGAAACTATTTTGTCCGGGAACGTCACCCTTGGAAACGTTTACAAGGCCTTCAAACCTCCGGACACAAGCGAAAGAATTTATCCCCTTCCTGGATCATCGCTAATTTTAAAGGAGACTTTTGTAgaatataatggaaagaGAATCAACGCATCGCTTGTTTCCGTGAGGGAGTCACACATCGCGACCTTATCTCCAGCGTCGCGCGGCCCGAACGAGGAAGGAGCACTTAGAAAAGGAATACGTTGcaatataaaggagatgatTCTGCAACAACACCGGGATCACATAAAGAATCAGGCATTTACAAAGTGTAATCATATAGGAAGCAATAACACAAGAAATTAG
- a CDS encoding DUF1014 domain-containing protein (encoded by transcript BEWA_005630A) has translation MPKHSGVNSKAAEALQRRKEQKELIARKKEEEKLDKLWQDDDKLTKAKQERKLETQRKQQEKLQKKTELRNLLEQEEAQLVSNKQCAKGNPIPKVTRAECLRNQLLQAQKAKEAAAKREDYVSVHDDLLRANTNHQIMAEKLELEEQNIELITASGIDDVLSALSLDSKDSRFDKSIKSTYLAFQERKMAELKTEYPNLKLSQYKDMIFKLWKKSPENPFNAS, from the exons ATGCCTAAACATTCTGGTGTTAATTCAAAGGCTGCAGAGGCCCTGCAGAGACGTAAGGAGCAAAAGGAGCTTATAGCACGCaaaaaggaggaagagaaacTAGATAAGTTATGGCAAGATGATGACAAATTGACAAAGGCTAAGCAGGAGCGAAAG CTGGAGACTCAACGCAAGCAACAAGAAAAATTACAAAAGAAGACAGAGCTACGCAACTTATTGGAGCAGGAAGAAGCTCAACTCGTATCTAATAAGCAATGTGCCAAG GGTAATCCAATACCAAAAGTTACAAGAGCGGAGTGTCTTCGCAACCAGCTTTTGCAGGCACAAAAGGCTAAAGAAGCAGCTGCAAAACGAGAG GACTATGTCTCGGTACATGACGACCTACTGAGAGCAAATACGAATCACCAGATAATGGCAGAGAAACTGGAGCTGGAAGAACAAAATATAGAGCTTATTACTG CTTCTGGTATCGATGATGTTTTGAGCGCGCTGTCGTTGGATTCAAAGGATTCCAGATTCGACAAATCAATCAAATCG ACATATTTGGCATTCCAAGAGAGGAAGATGGCGGAACTCAAGACTGAATACCCAAATTTGAAATTATCGCAGTATAAGGACATGATTTTCAAGCTC TGGAAAAAGTCACCGGAGAACCCCTTTAACGCCTCCTAG